CTGGTTGCCCTGGTCGGCACGGACGAGCGCCATCTGAAGTCGGCCGGGCTCGGCTTTGCCGACCTCCGCGGTGTGATCGCCAACGACGGTGCAGCTTACGACGTGCCGGCGCAGTTGCAGGAAGATGCGCCGATGATGCATCAGACCTATCTCGAAGTGTTCGGCAGCGATCCGGCGCGTCAGTGGGCGCTTTCGCCCACTCACCAGGCCGCCGCGCCCAATGCGCCGGCCTTTTTGCTGCTGCACGTGCAGCGTCCCGACGCCGTGCGGCAAACCGAGGCACTGGGCCGCGCGCTCGCCGCCGCGGGCAGCGCGGTCGACTACGGCAGTTTTGCCGGCACTGGCTTGCGTGGCCACATGGAGATCAACCGCCGGCTCGGCGATCCCGATTACCCCGCCACGGCGCTGGTCGATGGCTGGCTGCGGAAGAACCTTGCTGAATGAAGCAGCGCCGGAGTGCACTCCAATCCGGCGCGCAGAGGCGTTTTAGCCCTCCTCCCCCGCCAGCTCCAGGCTCACGCTGCGGAACTGCGTGAGCGCCGCCTCCAGGTTCTCCACGATCTCCGCCGCCAGCACGTCCGGCTCGGGCAGGCTGTCGTCCTTCAGCCAGAAGATGTCGAGATTCAGCTTGTCGCGCTGGGCGAGTTCCGCGTAGCCGAAGCGGCGGAAGCGCTCGGTCTCCTGGCGCGCGTGGAAGCAGCGGATGAAGTCGTCGAAATCGCCCCGCTCCAGGCGCTTGGTCTTCAGCGTCTTGTGCACGTTGGTGCGGTAGTCGTAGACCCACAGCTCGCGCGTCTGCGCCTCGCGCGAGGCCGGGCGCTTGTCGAAGAACAGCACGTTCGCCTTCACCCCGGGGCTGTACCAGATGCCGGTCGGCAGGCGCAGCAGGGTGTGGAAGTTGAAGCCCTCCAGCAGCCGGCGGCGGATGCCCTCGCCGGCACGGCCGGCCTCGAACAGCACGTTGTCCGGCAGCACCACGCCGGCGCGGCCGTGGGTGTCGAGGATGGTCATGATGTGCTGCAAAAAGTTGAACTGCTTGTTGGACGTGGTGAACTTGAAGTCCTCGCGCTCGTAGTGCTCGCGCTCGGTGGTCACCGCGCCGTCCTCGCCCACCACCGTGTAGCTCGATTTCTTGCCGAACGGCGGATTGGTCAGCACCACGTCGAAGCGCCGGCCATCATCGCCGGCCAGGGCATCGCCCTGCACCACCGGGCTGCCGCCGTTGCCGATGCCGTGCAGGTAGAGGTTCATCGCGCACAGGCGCACCACCTCATCCACGATGTCCACGCCCTTGAAGGCCGTGTGGCGCAGCGCGTGCAGCCGCTGCCGGTCCTGGGTCTGCGTCTTCATGTGGTCGTAGGCGGCGAGCAGAGAGCCGCCGGTGCCGCAGGCCGGATCGCAGACGGTCTCGCCCACCGTCGGATTCACG
This window of the Pseudomonadales bacterium genome carries:
- a CDS encoding SAM-dependent DNA methyltransferase, yielding MTNEQLVSKVWNYAHVLRDQGISYGDYVEQITYLLFLKMDAEREDLLGEASAIPPQWRWAQIAAADGDALELQYRHTLEALGREDGLIGTIFRKAQNKLSDPAKLKRLVSLIDREGPWIGLGVDVKGEIYEGLLEKNAAEVKSGAGQYFTPRPVIEAIVRCVNPTVGETVCDPACGTGGSLLAAYDHMKTQTQDRQRLHALRHTAFKGVDIVDEVVRLCAMNLYLHGIGNGGSPVVQGDALAGDDGRRFDVVLTNPPFGKKSSYTVVGEDGAVTTEREHYEREDFKFTTSNKQFNFLQHIMTILDTHGRAGVVLPDNVLFEAGRAGEGIRRRLLEGFNFHTLLRLPTGIWYSPGVKANVLFFDKRPASREAQTRELWVYDYRTNVHKTLKTKRLERGDFDDFIRCFHARQETERFRRFGYAELAQRDKLNLDIFWLKDDSLPEPDVLAAEIVENLEAALTQFRSVSLELAGEEG